The following is a genomic window from Artemia franciscana chromosome 4, ASM3288406v1, whole genome shotgun sequence.
tgttttgtgtccgggtgtcccagtctgtaatttctctttgaggttcccggtcgtcatttatattccctgtgtcccggtcgtcatttgtgtcccggtgtcccggtacgtaatttcatcagttgacaaacatgacgtcagtcgacaaacaacttcatgacgcatacagctcaatccttaaaatgacgtcagtcgacaaaaaagacgtcaatcgacacacaaacgtgacgtcactcgacacacacacacagacaacttatttttgtatatatacccaccaacacctagttggtgggggcgcttcgcgcccccccccaagcccccccgtgcgcgtaagtcgttacgcgccatatcagttatgcgccattgtagttgtgtccctatgtcccacctgtgaatatagatatatatatatatatatatatatatatatatatatatatatatatatatatatatatatatatatgaatatatgtttttaactacgtaaaacttgcgaatatacaacattctttgctgtcccattgtctgtgcatataaatagattgtcaggtttgccgactcttgaacatgcaacatataatggtccatgggaaaacaatccgtattcagatctatacctcatgattctaatgattgcccttgagctttgttgatgttaattgctaatcgaccattccctgtgtcgccatcgtcatttatgtatccccctgtgccccccggcgtcccctttgtagttttgtccctgtgtcccggtcgtcatttatattccctgtgtcccggtcgtcatttgtgtcccggtgtcccagtctgtgatttctctttgagtgtcccgggcgtcatttatattccttgtgtcccggtcgtcatttatatccccctgtgccccccggcgtccccgttccagttgtgtccctgtgtcccggtcgtcatttatattccctgtgtcccggtcgtcatttgtatcccggtgtcccggtctgtatatacattcgttttttagttttgtttttctcctttatttttcatttttttttccttttttattttttttcttttttagtttttttagttttttagcttttttagttttttttattagtttttagtttttttattagtttttagtttttttttccttttagtttttttgtagtttttacctttttttagtttttttagtttttttttttacttatgtcctggtcgtcatttatactccctgcgtcccggtcgtcatttgtgtcctggtgctttgttgatggtgattgctaatcgaacaatccttttgtcccggtcgctttctctttgattgtcgtcatttatattccctatgtgccggtgtcccggtcgtcatttgtgtcccgatgtcccggtctgtaatttcgtcagttgaaaacatgacgtcagtcaacacagaaacatgacgtcacctgatccacagatccacacacagacaacttatttttatatatatagatagattagtTCAACATAAGCGATGATCGAATCTTCAATAGCCGTAATGATCTTAGCTCCAAAGCAACTGGACACATTTCTCACATAATCAGTTTAGCGGCACATCCAAAATGTGCCACTCAAGATTTTCTGAGCCACCTCAATATGGCTAAAACCGAGACCCAGGGACCAAGCTCCATTCGGGACTTGGCATTTTCTGGTATTTAATGACAACACAGCTAAAAAACTCTTCAtaactttaaggaagaattcgTATTCTTCATACGGGCCCTTGGTATTAGCGGCTTCGCCACCGGTACCTGGCACGGCTGCTTGGCGACCTCTTACTttttgattctcattgtcagGTTGATTCTCGTTTTCTAACCAAGGCTGCTGGATCTGGATGGCCCTCAAAAAGCGCACACAGCCTGCTTTTTATTGGACAAAGAGCCCATAATTCCTCTTACTTGgagttgtatgtatgtgttcaaggttttcagtttttttcaagattcttCTGACACCGAAAACGGTATAATGGAGATCTCTTCCGAACATTTACTTTCCTTTTTACTGGCTTTAACTGTTTCACCTGCATTGGATCGTAGTTTTACTATGCTATCTATCCAGTCTGGTCTTGCagcttaattgaaaaaaacttactcAGCAGGCAAAATGAGCTGAATTGAAAAGTCTTGATGCACAAAAGAATGTTTTTTGCTTTCGACTTTAtaatctgtttctttttttgaactAACTTGTAAGCCTTTTTGTTCCTCTAGGCCCCGGCTATTTTAAAATGCCTAAAATACTCTAAAGTTGGCATTAGTGTTTGGTGTCCGAGTCCAATATATAGatcatttgaagaaaatataattgaaaGGCCGTCTATCTGGAAACACAAAAGGATAACACTTACGACAGCATATGTAAGTCcaatatatttgttattttctattaatgtatttataaaattaccttttacattcattttacTTACTTTGCTGAAACTTCAATAGGCTCTTGTGTAACACATGAGGAGATAAGGTATATGTGTTTAAATAAAGAGAGGATTGGTTAATTACCTCTTTTATTGATTCTAAGGCTCAATTCTCTTTCATTACGAATAATTGCTTTAAAATACCCactattttcctctttttccctGTGCGCCAGACAAAGTTGTTCGATTTCCGCTCCCGCTCTGGTTAACTCAAAAGGGTAACATTAGCAATAACATATATGCGTCTTTAGACTCTTATTACTTACACCATGAATCACTATTAAGTGGTGATTCATCAGTGTTTCAAATGCGTAATTTAAAACACTTTAAATGAGCAAAATTGCAGATTGTAAGAATCACCATCTacattttcaggaaaaatttaaattctataCTTAAAATTCTTCGTATCCAAGACCTTAAAGTTACTGTTtcatattcttctttttaatgttttactataGTTTTGATAACTCCGCCTTCTTAAAACTAATAGCTACTGTGtgaaagttttttattaaaagaaaaagctgAATTGTTCCTGATTTTATTTCTGTGTGATATCTTAAGCCGACGAAAAGAagagaatatttttggtcattaTTACTTTTACAAGttaactttttgtttctttgggTCAAGATATTCATGACACCTCCtatattttctttcagtttttatttttagtcacCATTTCTATTGTATCCCATTGTTCTTTAACCTATTTTTGTAAGAAGCCagtgaacaaagaaaaaactcctCAACGTGTTGCTTACGAAATGATGCGGGTGTTCTACAAGAACAATAAAAGAACTTAATCATAAAGAAATACAGGAAGGGACATAAGAATTACAAAAGAAAGATCAACATTGTTAAAGTACTATGGAcactgaaaatgaaatctgagtGCTTGAATTTCTGAAGTGGGAACTTCCATACCCAtattaatattgaaaaactaGGGAAAATTAGAATTAAACTTTTAAGTAAAAGATTTCCTTATGCAGTTAtgttgtttttgataataacgaATACCGAATTTTCTAAACAGGTACCAAGCAGGACATGAAGGTATACCCTTCCTTTGAAGGCACCACTGTCTTTAGGAATTAACACATTTTCGGtgttcaaattttttgaatgaaaagcgttgtcaaatttaactaatttgtGCCGCTTGTTGAAGTTCACGGTTCAACGAGATAATACCAACAAAAACGTGGTACTGCACTAAATACTccctaattttgaaacaaccaaaataaaTCCTTTGAAAATCATGTTTCCAGGTATGAATAGGGCTAAGAttggaaaagggggaaaatgcTTTTATTTCGATGTCGTTGGTGCTTCCGAATTAATCAAATTGTTATGTTAGAAAGTaattgataagaaataacaaaacaagTGGGAGACAGAGAAATAGAAAATGTAATtgtaaaacagacaaaaaacgtattggtataaaaaaaagaaccattttatctttttattctaataatgtttatttcaataaaGATAGACCCTTACATGATTTTCTGGCAGCGAGGtaaaacagtcaaaaataaaagtaaaaatgcaAAGAATAGGCGAGTGGCTATTTTCGAACTTGAGAAATGCTAGTGGATACGGTTTTCAGCGAGTTTATTTTATGCTGTTAACAAatgattcaaaattgaaaatgagtATTTTGAATGAGTAAATTTGGGATTGCTGTGGGAAAAACTTTTAACGCAGTCTTTTCAGTATTCTGGTTTTTACTTTGTAAATTTGTGTAGTTTTTTAGcagaaatgattattttttcaaccttttttcagtaaaaacgCTCGCAGAATATCTGATTAAATCACAACCGAAAGTCTAGTCTAACAGATGGTCGCAAGTCTAGCTTATCCTAAAGATTGGCTATTTTTCGCAGTGTGGGTGTAAAAGGCATAAAACTGTCTCTCCCCCAAGAATAGTAATTACAGGTAATTACTCCCCCAAGTTTGTGAAATTACAGGATATAAAGATTTTTCTTAAGTTCTTATCTCTTCTATTTGAATTGCTcgtttttacaattaaatttccggccatctaaaaaataaaaagcttcaaTCTAAAACTTCGTGTAAAGTTGATTGGAAGATCTAGACCCCTCTATTACGGCAATGAATGACAAGCAATATTAATTAAATGGCTTAATTGCAAAATTGATTATTGGAATTTAAGAACCCACATAGACAATTGATAAGCAGGATGCTTTGTAGGCTATGATTATAACATACCTTACCAATAATCTAGCCATATAATTATTCTAGGATATTTTTGCTTACATTTCTGAGCGAAGAAATCTTATTAAGGTACTTTTTGTGTGTGTAATTTTTTGTGTCttaatttagtgatttttcacATGAAGGCACAAACCCATTTCACCAAGTATTTTAATGATAagcttaaaaagttcaaaaagagAATTCAATCAAATTGGTGTTGTCGACAACTCTTCTGTAGCTGCAGTAGTATGGAGTATTACGCTTAAGGACAGCCGGTAAGGTTAAGATATTTGCTAGAATCTTATGCTACACATAGTCTTATAAAGGTGGATgaatgataagaaaaaagtaaataagaaaAGTAATCAACGAAAAATTCGTTCTCAGAAGGTTCTAATAGATTCTGAAAGGCAGCCTATTCGAATGACTCAACTTGACTTGATTCTCATTCGTCCTTGAAGGTCGTCTTGGGGCTTCGTTCTTCATAATGGCATGTATATGCCTTCTGTATATCTCATGGTCTTCTACTAGGCAAAGAAGATCGAAAATGTGACAAGGCGCAAAGTTTTCCTTTCACCTTTTGGGGACGATCACCAAGACGGTAACCATGAATGTGGCCTTCAAGTATGATTTTTGGGAGACGGGACTTGCTCGTCATTTAAGCGTGACCAAGCCACCGAAGTTACTGAAGTTGGATCGTGGTAAGGATTGCTGATTGTTTTTGTATCACTTAAGAAATTCGACATTGGAAATTCGATCAAGCTGGGTGTTACCAGCAATGCGGTggaaacaattgttttcaaacgTAGGGAGTCCACACTGGTCGTCTACCTTAAACGTCCATATTTCACATGAACATATTGTAATGGGAATAATCAAAGTATCAAAAAGCTGTATCTTTACTCCTAGAGACAAATCCTTGCATCGCCATATGGGCACAAGGGCTTTGAAACTAGAACTTGCAAGGGCGAGctgtctttttatatattttgagttGTTGTTTGAGTGGTTATATCTTTTGAGTGGTTGTTGTCATTAGTGAAGGGttaatctatttaaaaacacacaaagtcgCTACTCCTTTCTTCGTTAATGGTTTAAGATCACAAAGAAGCTCGACGGGGATTCCCTCAAGACGCaggttttattagttttcttcaagatgcagatatttgttatgtaatagggagtgttttcttcaaaatgtaggtgtttgttacataatagaaagttctttttcattaattttttaaaaacctaCGAGGACCAGAAAAAACCTTCAATACCCGCTAATCAAGATGTAAACGTAGGGGTTacgtaatagttttttttctttgattgtttaaaagaCCTAAAGATGTAGGGAAAAACCTTCTGAGCCCACTAGTGGGGAACCTTCAAGACGCCCGACCCTGACAGTTCACTCCAACAGGgccctaacatccaattccaCCAGGGCCCAGCAACCATTTTTACCGGGCCCTTAGCAACAAATTCCaacggggggagggggctagtcaAGTTGATAACCCCCACTGGAGCTGAGAATGACAATCTTGCGTGGACGGTTAGAGATTAGAGTCCATGGGGAATCCCTGCTTGTAACTGACGATGACacaatcttgcgtgacttgttATAGCTGAGGGCCAGCTAGTCATGTGGGGAGCCCTCTGTTATAACTGAGGACGGTGCACAcctggatgttacgtaatggtgGTGAGTCAGGTCAATTTCAATGTTCAATGGTGTCAATTGTCAGTGAATGGTGGTGGTTACGTCAGGTGAGTGCCCCTCCCTGCAACCCACCCACCCCCAATAGATGTTCTTGAAAGAATTGTTTCATAAACTGAATAATTGCTTGGTCAGCACACATTGGATACATTTTCCAGGATTTGCAACAGTCTTTGAATAACCaattgggattttttttcatataggaaaggaatcatggttgcagtggtAGATGCAATCTAGAAAAGGGCGAACTTCGGCCATAATAACATaaagttaattattttgaaacccAATCCGATCGAAATAAAAGTACGTCATTGGAATCGCCATGGCCAAAAACTATGtagaaaactaacaaaaaaacacagGGTTAAACAACAGTTAAGTGAGCAGCACTATGTGGCgtcttttttttcgtgttttcctCCGCTTATAGCGAAACCACTAAAACATCATAGAGCTGTTTGAAGACATTTCTGAAAGGAGTTTGCTACGTCTAATaacttttataattattaaaacaCAATATTCagaatatcttcagttttttttgacaaaataagaTGATAAATGACATCCtaatttttggctatttcattAGGGAATCACAATCATATGATTCTTATAAAGGGATCATGCcaaacgttttccaaaaattatttttgcattattttgtattttgatatCTTTTTTCTTAGGAATGTGCAAGCTACTTCCTTGACGAGCCTTTAGAAAAACATCATTTTCCTTGGCGCATTACTATGCAATATTTACAAGATGGCTCCTGTCAAACTCTTCTAACTTTGAAGTGTGATCGTCATTTAAAACAAATCATATGTGATACTATAATTGGGAATCATGAGTCTTCTTCGCCGTGTCTTTTTGTGAATACCAAGTACGTAACCCAATATATATGTGATATTACAGTAGACCTGTTTGTAGCAATACTAAACTATATGCGACACATGGCAATGCTGGCGAGTGAATTAAAGTTGTTTACATTAGCagtaaacgtttttgaattggtggtATCACTCTGTACAATGTCTGTATTACTCTTGATTACAGGAATTAAGTGGTTATTCGGTATAAAGCCAAATTTCCTTCAGTGTGATTTTTGGAAAGAATTGATACTTTCATTTGAGGAGTTACAATATGCAGCTAAATTTACTTTTGAATTCACCTCACGCTGTTTTTACTTTCCAATAGTAGCCACCGAAAAGCGAAGTGCTCATAAACTTCAATTGAGGTGTCTTAGAAGAATTCAAAGTGACTTTTCCAACGTTTTCATTAATTCCAATTGCAGAAAATATGCATCTTACCCGGAATTATCTACGAGCATCTTATGGACTCAGCCTATAACTGAAGACATTTTATGGCGTCTCTGTAATATATCCAGTAAGAATCGATTAGTGCTCCTCACCTCGATTTGTGTTAGTGAATTGAAGCGTTCCACTTTTGACCTCGAGCctgcttttttaaatagtagCGTAtcacttaattttgaaaatgattatGAAATACTTTTAGAGCCTTGTATTAAGTGGCTATCGGAAGAGAATATAGAAAAGGAACTGTCAAGATTAAATAATTCCATAAAAGAagcgaaatttaaaaaattggcaTATGAAAAACTTATGAAAGTAATCCCAAATTTTCTATGGAAAAGCAAAATTGGAAACATTGGAGCGGAGGTAGTACTTCGTTTTAATTCACCTTTTGAGGATGCAAAGTTCCTGAACTCGAATATTCTCCTGCATGCTGATGTTTCTCAAGGTAATGTGGTCCTAATAGGTATGAATGATAGAAACAAGAAGGTAAAATATGGATTCCAATATGTGTACATTCAAGTGAGAGGataaagttcaaaaaaattaatagattgggatggaggaatgTGTGCATTGGTTCTGGTCTCAGGGTACCTAGTACTGCAGTCTATCACTAGGAGTAGTTGTGTTTTAGATTCCTGGTGCTATAATATGGGACTCGTGATGCTGTGGAATTTTTCTGCTGAGGTAGAAACTAATATGTTGATAGGAAACATAAGATCCTTGTCGGCACATaaccttaaaagaaaaagagtcGTTATGTTTGCCTAACCCGAAAAGCTCCGAAAATTACCATCCATATTATATACAtgtaatatacataataagttGTGTAGAGGGCAATACTACAGACAGGATACTGGACAGGGCGCCTTATTTGGGTCAATGACCTACTTAGACCGTTACTACAATAGAGATACATCGTTAGCGTAATCCAGCCggcattttattttcaaatacctGTCTGACAATGATTATCAAAAGAAAGtaaaccgcttcatttgatttcaaatcGGACTAATATAATTATAACAATACATATGCATAGTGTAGCCACTTATATTGTCATATTCATGGGAATGAGTGCTTcttttagaaggaacttatggCCATCCACGCTTCATCTTCAAGGCCCCAGTAACCCTTCCCTCCGCCGAAactctccccctcccctccaaaacataatttttgagaATAGAATTTTTTGCAACTAAGAATTTCTTggactttttgtatttttagatgCGGCTGCCTCTGTGGTACTCAATGGATTCTCGACAATACctaatttattaattgtttttaatcagTATGTTTCGTACATTGGAATGATTAACACTTTTATCATATTTAAAAGATTAACatgaaatattccaagaataagaaatatattcaaatatgcAGATGATAAAGTTGCCGTTGCGTTGAAAGATGACAAAGACGATTATTTGAACTATGGAACCAGTACTAGTGACAACACTATTGGAAATATATGCCTGCTTTGTCATGACACCgagagattaaatttctttgtaCTATTGAAAAACTTCAACTTTTATGACGGTGGATTCACGGGGGTATACTTTCAGAGAGGTGAATGCTCAAAGATAATGCAAAACTGAAACTAATAGTTGACGATATTGGTCAACTTCTTGCTAATAGTTCTGGTATCATATTACCTGTTGATGGAACCTATCGCCATCTTTCTGGTATTAGTAATCAAATGACAATATGTCAATGGGGAATAAAAGGTGAGTGAATGAAAAACAAAGTGCATGTGAACATTATTACTACAATTGGTCCTATTCCagctctccctctctctctctctctctctctctctctctctctctctctctctctctctctctctctctctctctctctctctctctctctctctctctctctctttctcttgtCTCTTTTGCCTATGCTTCTTGTCTTCTCTTCTTGTCTCTGTGCTTTTCTCTTTTCCTGTGCCTGTTTGTCTAAGaggatgtttgtttgtttccgtgtctgtatttgtgtgtttgGGTGTTTGACTCTGTGTGCTTGTGGTTTTTTGTCTCTATGTGCCTAAGTGTCTGAGTGGGTGTTTGCttttctctgtctgtctttttctgttttgtacCTTTTGCACCCCGTCCTTGCCAAATAAAAAGGAATTGTTGGGACTTTGGAACAATTCCTTTTTATTTGGCAAGGATGGGGTGCAAAaggcgggggagggggatttgggTCTTGGAGATGGGGTGTGGATGACCATAAGTTTCCTCTAAAAGAAGTGTTGATATAAGCCCTCATTCCCATGAATATGATAATACAATCGGTTACACTATGGATATGTTATAGATGCTGTCATGTAAAATTCATTACTATATCATAAATTCTATTAGtccaatttgaaatcaaatgaagcggtttactttcttttgttaatcATGATCAGACAGGCATTTGAAAACAAGATTCTGGTTGGATTACGCTAATGATGTATCTCTATTGTATTATGGTCATTTAACTAGATCAATAACCAAATAAGATGCCCTGTCTGGTGATCTGTCTGTATTATTGCGCCATACATtactataattatatatatttgcaaatatatatatatatatatatatatatatatctatatatatatatatatatatatatatatatctatatatatatatatatatatatatatatatatatatatatatatatatatatatatatatatatatatatatatatatatatagatatatatatatatatatatatatatatatatataaatatatatatatatatatagatatatatatatatatatatatatatttttatatatatttatatatatatatatattatattcattAAATCTAGATTTATTATATCTGTATAGCATGAATATGCACTATACTCAGTTACTTGTTAATGTTTATCAAAGTAATGTGGTATCGGTGGTAtcagtaaatataataaaaactttaacggatattcgaaaaaaaaattaattttgcgaGTATCAGCATCGGCTGACAGTCTAAAAGACAAAGAGTCCGTTAGGAAATTTTCTCAGCGCTAAGGAAAGCTTCAAATAGAACTTTTGTAAAAGTTTACAGGGGATCTTAAATGTGTAAATAGTTTGAAAAGATAGCGAGAGGTTAGTTTAAACTAATAACCGTTTCCTAATTGCTAAGCAAAATGCTAAGCGTAATTACTGTGCTTCGTGTTTCATCAAAGATCTTAATCGAGCTGGTTAGCACAACGGGAAACTTCCAATGGTTTCAAATTATTctatgatatttctttttgaaatgaTTCTTCTGTTTTACAGGATATTTCTTGTTCACTAGGATATTTCTAGTTTCTTGTTCACATTAACAGGTTCACTAGGATATTTCTAGGGAATGTCTAGAAAtctaaactttaaaagaaaatatcgtCTATTCACACTCTTGTCAAAGCTATACAAGCATTGGCAAGACCACCAATTCAATTCTTAATAGATTGACCCTGATTGAATATAACTAAAAAAGTGTATAATGAGCGACATAGGGCGACCCTTTGTGGTAACAAACGGCCTCTTTCAAAATCAAGCATCACCTGATCTTAGTTGTGGGAtttgaaagtttaaaacgaATCAGTGCTGTTAATTCCTGTCGTGACTCTTCGTCATAATAGGAAGTCATAATAAATTTCCCATCataatttttaagataaatttttgATCGGTTGGCCTTAGTTAAGATTAGGTCAATGCAAATCAGTTTAATAGCACGGATACACAGTCAATAAGAAAGATTCCTTGCCTATAAATCCTAGGTAAAAACTCTGCTCTAATCTTATTGTCCCTGTGACGCAATTTTGTCAGCCAATCCCATAAAGCAAGAGAAGACTAAAAAGTTTTGGGCCACAAGATTTTTTACAAGTCGTTACTCTGTTTCGCTTTGTTCAGACCTTTAtaatattcactttatatttGGATTCCAGCTAAGCCTTTATTGTAAACGTGTTTGAATCTAACTAATCAAAAAGATTAccttaccttaattaccttaatttgcacttcggAGCAAATTAAGATCTGTAGATCTGTTGAATGCTCCTGAGTTGAATCGGTGATGTCTCATAGCAGGTATGAGCAGGATGGAATGTCCCACTCATACTTCCAGTCTTTCGTGGCCCACTCTTTATCCAGTGCCTTCTTGAATGCTTCGGGGGTGGGGGCTGAGACTGTTGCTTCACACAGTTCATTCCAGGGGTTGACGACTCTGTtggtgaagaaactttttctggcCCTGGTTCTTACTGACTGCTTGAACagcttctttgagtgtcctctgGTGCACTGTGGGGGGCCTGGGTGGATGGGCAGGATCTTGGCATATGATGAGTTCAGCAATTTGCGGGTCATCATCATGTCGCTACGGTTGCGCCTGTACACGAGGGTA
Proteins encoded in this region:
- the LOC136026129 gene encoding uncharacterized protein LOC136026129 isoform X3, translating into MKRCLPRKGYHNLKHLLFVASVPVCMPIAIIIAIANAVWTFAKTRLVLFQFRKYGVVAINPNFDDEETLYEAIFIADGKIERPHLLSKFSNKAPAILKCLKYSKVGISVWCPSPIYRSFEENIIERPSIWKHKRITLTTAYECASYFLDEPLEKHHFPWRITMQYLQDGSCQTLLTLKCDRHLKQIICDTIIGNHESSSPCLFVNTKYVTQYICDITVDLFVAILNYMRHMAMLASELKLFTLAVNVFELVVSLCTMSVLLLITGIKWLFGIKPNFLQCDFWKELILSFEELQYAAKFTFEFTSRCFYFPIVATEKRSAHKLQLRCLRRIQSDFSNVFINSNCRKYASYPELSTSILWTQPITEDILWRLCNISSKNRLVLLTSICVSELKRSTFDLEPAFLNSSVSLNFENDYEILLEPCIKWLSEENIEKELSRLNNSIKEAKFKKLAYEKLMKVIPNFLWKSKIGNIGAEVVLRFNSPFEDAKFLNSNILLHADVSQGSHKIVFNIHRSSTCTFITCTGISESHLRYLTMNVERRIYALASQLGVQTQRLSPYSSPNNLKQSQSWKKNVRSSSYSNVRDCEKCF
- the LOC136026129 gene encoding uncharacterized protein LOC136026129 isoform X2, whose product is MVIWKMRSIYREAIRHGQSTSRLCQTSIYMKRCLPRKGYHNLKHLLFVASVPVCMPIAIIIAIANAVWTFAKTRLVLFQFRKYGVVAINPNFDDEETLYEAIFIADGKIERPHLLSKFSNKAPAILKCLKYSKVGISVWCPSPIYRSFEENIIERPSIWKHKRITLTTAYECASYFLDEPLEKHHFPWRITMQYLQDGSCQTLLTLKCDRHLKQIICDTIIGNHESSSPCLFVNTKYVTQYICDITVDLFVAILNYMRHMAMLASELKLFTLAVNVFELVVSLCTMSVLLLITGIKWLFGIKPNFLQCDFWKELILSFEELQYAAKFTFEFTSRCFYFPIVATEKRSAHKLQLRCLRRIQSDFSNVFINSNCRKYASYPELSTSILWTQPITEDILWRLCNISSKNRLVLLTSICVSELKRSTFDLEPAFLNSSVSLNFENDYEILLEPCIKWLSEENIEKELSRLNNSIKEAKFKKLAYEKLMKVIPNFLWKSKIGNIGAEVVLRFNSPFEDAKFLNSNILLHADVSQGSHKIVFNIHRSSTCTFITCTGISESHLRYLTMNVERRIYALASQLGVQTQRLSPYSSPNNLKQSQSWKKNVRSSSYSNVRDCEKCF
- the LOC136026129 gene encoding uncharacterized protein LOC136026129 isoform X1, translated to MYQGRTVRQCYREAIRHGQSTSRLCQTSIYMKRCLPRKGYHNLKHLLFVASVPVCMPIAIIIAIANAVWTFAKTRLVLFQFRKYGVVAINPNFDDEETLYEAIFIADGKIERPHLLSKFSNKAPAILKCLKYSKVGISVWCPSPIYRSFEENIIERPSIWKHKRITLTTAYECASYFLDEPLEKHHFPWRITMQYLQDGSCQTLLTLKCDRHLKQIICDTIIGNHESSSPCLFVNTKYVTQYICDITVDLFVAILNYMRHMAMLASELKLFTLAVNVFELVVSLCTMSVLLLITGIKWLFGIKPNFLQCDFWKELILSFEELQYAAKFTFEFTSRCFYFPIVATEKRSAHKLQLRCLRRIQSDFSNVFINSNCRKYASYPELSTSILWTQPITEDILWRLCNISSKNRLVLLTSICVSELKRSTFDLEPAFLNSSVSLNFENDYEILLEPCIKWLSEENIEKELSRLNNSIKEAKFKKLAYEKLMKVIPNFLWKSKIGNIGAEVVLRFNSPFEDAKFLNSNILLHADVSQGSHKIVFNIHRSSTCTFITCTGISESHLRYLTMNVERRIYALASQLGVQTQRLSPYSSPNNLKQSQSWKKNVRSSSYSNVRDCEKCF
- the LOC136026129 gene encoding uncharacterized protein LOC136026129 isoform X4 — encoded protein: MYQGRTVRQCYREAIRHGQSTSRLCQTSIYMKRCLPRKGYHNLKHLLFVASVPVCMPIAIIIAIANAVWTFAKTRLVLFQFRKYGVVAINPNFDDEETLYEAIFIADGKIERPHLLSKFSNKECASYFLDEPLEKHHFPWRITMQYLQDGSCQTLLTLKCDRHLKQIICDTIIGNHESSSPCLFVNTKYVTQYICDITVDLFVAILNYMRHMAMLASELKLFTLAVNVFELVVSLCTMSVLLLITGIKWLFGIKPNFLQCDFWKELILSFEELQYAAKFTFEFTSRCFYFPIVATEKRSAHKLQLRCLRRIQSDFSNVFINSNCRKYASYPELSTSILWTQPITEDILWRLCNISSKNRLVLLTSICVSELKRSTFDLEPAFLNSSVSLNFENDYEILLEPCIKWLSEENIEKELSRLNNSIKEAKFKKLAYEKLMKVIPNFLWKSKIGNIGAEVVLRFNSPFEDAKFLNSNILLHADVSQGSHKIVFNIHRSSTCTFITCTGISESHLRYLTMNVERRIYALASQLGVQTQRLSPYSSPNNLKQSQSWKKNVRSSSYSNVRDCEKCF